A window from Nitrospirota bacterium encodes these proteins:
- a CDS encoding geranylgeranyl reductase family protein, which yields MASNIYDVIVVGGGPAGSSCATVCAHQGMKTLLIDRDTFPRSKPCGGAISEQALSYLDFVLPEEIIEKECYGARIHFKGYHVEVRKDYRLAVLVSREKFDNFLLVKTLETGAHILQGQKVIGLRIYRDHVDVTTENESFRASYVVGADGVNSYIATHVRPPLQNKEKLFAIVSEIQAPNEVIDRRLDRIIDIYFGLVPLGYGWVFPHSNYYSLGVGGRATEFQHPRKVLSDFGESVGLTITSSQGHFIPIGGIRRKMAIHRILLVGDAAGLADPFIGEGIAYAIRSGKLAALTIADSLKKGILPDKATAAYESACKQFIVREISFSWKMTKIIYQFPDLFLRLFASDKRILQKYLEIPSCRIHYRNFLLWLITRLPLYSCAIRLQRRFH from the coding sequence ATGGCGAGTAACATATACGATGTTATCGTAGTTGGTGGGGGTCCAGCCGGCTCTTCCTGCGCCACAGTGTGCGCGCATCAAGGGATGAAGACATTGCTGATTGACAGGGATACTTTCCCGAGATCAAAACCATGCGGTGGTGCAATATCGGAGCAGGCCCTCTCATATCTGGATTTCGTTCTTCCAGAAGAGATAATCGAGAAGGAATGTTATGGAGCAAGAATCCATTTTAAGGGCTATCATGTCGAAGTGAGAAAAGATTACAGATTGGCAGTGCTGGTCAGCCGTGAGAAATTTGACAACTTTCTCCTCGTGAAAACACTTGAGACCGGTGCACATATTCTGCAAGGGCAAAAAGTTATCGGCCTAAGGATTTATCGTGACCATGTGGATGTGACCACAGAAAATGAATCCTTTAGAGCCAGTTATGTTGTCGGCGCAGACGGAGTAAATAGTTATATTGCAACGCATGTAAGGCCACCTCTGCAAAACAAAGAGAAACTCTTTGCCATAGTCTCAGAGATCCAGGCTCCCAATGAAGTAATTGACCGACGTCTCGATAGAATCATAGATATTTATTTCGGGCTTGTTCCTTTGGGATACGGCTGGGTTTTCCCACACAGTAATTACTACTCGCTGGGCGTTGGCGGGCGTGCAACAGAGTTTCAGCATCCGCGAAAAGTGCTATCAGATTTCGGGGAATCAGTGGGATTGACAATCACCTCATCACAAGGACACTTCATACCGATAGGCGGCATACGGAGAAAAATGGCAATTCATAGGATCCTTCTCGTTGGAGACGCTGCAGGATTGGCAGATCCTTTTATCGGCGAGGGGATCGCCTACGCAATTCGGTCAGGGAAACTGGCAGCACTGACTATAGCCGATAGTCTTAAGAAAGGTATTCTGCCCGATAAAGCTACAGCCGCTTATGAAAGTGCATGTAAACAATTCATTGTAAGAGAGATATCGTTTAGTTGGAAAATGACAAAAATAATTTACCAGTTCCCGGATTTATTCCTGCGGCTTTTTGCGTCAGATAAACGGATATTACAGAAATATCTTGAGATTCCATCATGCCGGATTCATTACAGGAATTTCCTCTTGTGGTTAATAACACGGCTGCCGCTTTATTCATGTGCTATCCGTTTGCAGAGGAGATTTCATTGA
- a CDS encoding bacteriophage holin, whose amino-acid sequence MKLKPVALGLSLGIVWGGALFITTWLSYLAGYGKSFLEVMAVSLYPGYSISPTGSIIGFLYGFIDLFIMGIIIGWIYNRLIRE is encoded by the coding sequence GTGAAACTGAAACCGGTTGCTCTGGGTCTGAGCCTTGGTATTGTCTGGGGCGGCGCATTGTTTATCACCACATGGCTTTCATACTTGGCAGGATACGGGAAATCATTCCTTGAGGTCATGGCAGTTTCACTCTACCCTGGGTATTCCATCTCCCCTACAGGCAGTATAATCGGTTTCCTTTATGGTTTTATTGATCTGTTTATTATGGGCATCATAATCGGTTGGATTTATAACAGACTGATAAGGGAATGA